Proteins encoded in a region of the Pseudomonas putida genome:
- a CDS encoding MFS transporter — protein MSDSAPQLLRHHRPFLAFWLARVFTASGFQMLTVAIGWHLYQLTGNVLDLGLVGLVEFAPRVLFMLHTGHVADRYDRRKVAALCQSLQGLIALALAVGSATDNVTRELIFALAFLLGATRSFEMPATQALLPNVVPPGLFPRAVAASASATQSATIVAPAVGGFLYAFGSIWVYGPTVALYAIACVLTLSLQARGQVAQRGRASIESLLAGIRFIRSRPDILGAISLDLFAVLLGGATALLPVFAKDILLTGPMGLGLLRSAPAVGALLMSLWLARFPFERKVGRTMFTAVGVFGVATIAFGLSTSFWFSLAVLVVLGAADMISMVIRSSFVQLETPDEMRGRVSAVNGLFIGASNQLGEFESGVTAHWFGTVPAVVMGGVGTLVVTGVWIKLFPTLAKRDQLHSKPTN, from the coding sequence ATGTCCGATTCCGCACCGCAGTTGTTGCGTCACCACCGCCCTTTCCTGGCCTTCTGGCTGGCCCGCGTGTTCACCGCCAGCGGCTTCCAGATGCTCACCGTGGCCATTGGCTGGCACCTCTACCAGTTGACCGGCAATGTGCTGGACCTGGGCCTGGTCGGTCTGGTCGAATTCGCCCCACGGGTGTTGTTCATGTTGCACACCGGGCATGTCGCCGACCGCTATGACCGGCGCAAGGTCGCTGCCTTGTGCCAGAGCCTGCAGGGGCTGATTGCCCTGGCGCTGGCGGTGGGCAGCGCGACCGACAACGTCACCCGCGAACTGATCTTTGCCCTGGCCTTCCTGCTCGGAGCCACGCGCTCGTTCGAAATGCCGGCAACCCAGGCCTTGTTGCCCAATGTGGTGCCACCTGGGCTGTTCCCGCGGGCGGTGGCGGCTTCGGCGTCGGCCACCCAGTCGGCCACCATCGTGGCGCCGGCAGTGGGCGGTTTCCTGTATGCGTTCGGCAGCATCTGGGTGTACGGCCCGACCGTTGCCCTGTACGCCATTGCCTGTGTGCTGACCCTGAGCCTGCAGGCACGCGGCCAAGTCGCCCAACGTGGGCGCGCCAGCATCGAATCGCTGCTGGCCGGCATCCGCTTCATCCGCAGCCGGCCCGATATCCTCGGCGCCATCTCGCTGGACCTGTTTGCAGTGTTGCTGGGCGGGGCCACCGCGCTACTGCCGGTGTTCGCCAAGGACATCCTGCTGACCGGCCCGATGGGCCTTGGCCTGCTACGCTCGGCACCCGCGGTGGGGGCGTTGCTGATGTCGCTGTGGCTGGCACGCTTCCCGTTCGAGCGCAAAGTCGGGCGGACCATGTTCACCGCCGTTGGCGTATTCGGCGTGGCGACCATCGCCTTCGGCCTGTCGACCTCGTTCTGGTTCTCGCTGGCGGTGCTGGTGGTGCTGGGCGCGGCGGACATGATCAGCATGGTCATTCGCAGCTCGTTCGTGCAACTGGAGACACCGGATGAAATGCGCGGGCGGGTGAGTGCAGTGAACGGCTTGTTCATCGGTGCCTCGAACCAGCTCGGTGAGTTCGAATCGGGGGTGACGGCGCACTGGTTTGGCACAGTGCCGGCGGTGGTGATGGGCGGGGTGGGCACCTTGGTGGTGACCGGGGTATGGATAAAGCTGTTCCCGACCCTGGCCAAGCGCGATCAACTGCACAGCAAGCCCACCAACTGA
- a CDS encoding GNAT family N-acetyltransferase yields the protein MQLIDYRDLNQAQRAQLLDIQLHPAQQRHAGDVASALYLLLNCKSDQRRALVIVLDSVPQGLLLLQCGAFLPAWAKPGAAMITALQVDKRLQGRGLGRGCMQALPAVVRAMWPDVECLQLSVDRDNHAALGLYRATGWMDSGDGYTARSGHERCMTLML from the coding sequence GTGCAGTTGATTGACTACCGTGACCTGAACCAGGCCCAGCGCGCCCAATTGCTCGATATCCAGCTGCACCCAGCGCAGCAACGCCATGCCGGTGATGTGGCCAGTGCGTTGTATCTGCTGCTCAACTGCAAAAGCGATCAACGGCGTGCACTGGTGATTGTGCTCGACAGCGTGCCGCAGGGGTTGCTGTTGCTTCAGTGCGGGGCATTTCTACCCGCCTGGGCCAAGCCTGGTGCGGCGATGATAACGGCCTTGCAGGTCGACAAACGCTTGCAGGGGCGTGGCTTGGGCCGTGGGTGCATGCAGGCCTTGCCGGCAGTGGTGCGCGCGATGTGGCCGGATGTCGAATGCCTGCAATTGTCAGTGGACCGCGACAACCATGCGGCGTTGGGTTTGTACCGCGCCACCGGCTGGATGGACAGTGGCGATGGCTACACGGCCCGCAGCGGCCATGAACGTTGCATGACCTTGATGCTCTGA